In a genomic window of Gossypium arboreum isolate Shixiya-1 chromosome 9, ASM2569848v2, whole genome shotgun sequence:
- the LOC108456116 gene encoding cellulose synthase-like protein G2 isoform X1 translates to MEQSSMEKYVPLHVCHVNKTSIIINRAHAFLHFIAILFLIHYRLSFFFQHPKNTTIPTLPWLLIFVSELLLSLAWLFTQSYRWRPVTRTVFPERLPADDKLPAIDVFICTADPNKEPSVEVMNTVISAMALAYPPEKLHVYVSDDAGSDVTLRCTKEAWNFARYWVPFCRKYDLVTACPDVYFSSSEVDSGDFEGSEFKAARTKMEEKYEVLKQRIRRIVQQHSTTGDALHNTRDHPSIIEVINEHPKEEDEVKMPLLVYVSREKRPSHHHNFKAGALNVLLRVSMMISNSPYILMLDCDMYCNDPTSTRQAMCYYCDPQTPSSIAFVQFPQTFRNICEDDIYDGEIRNLMKIFWHGFDGVGGPTISGSNFYIKREALLGSFSKQQELMALKRSFGPSNDFIKTLVEDYKPGFIHDGESSRMLLEKANVLASCSYENQTSWGSKVGFLYFCVVEDYFTGFTLHRKGWKSVYLYPKKPQFLGIATTNFNDTSIQWTRWASGLTSVAISKFCPLIYGPLKMSWVQLMCYSELAFMPLLNCLSLWGFALIPQLCLFNDISLYPKVSDSNFNIFFIIFVSAILKSLYEVVTTGGQVRTWRNDWRIWMMRSVTSYFYGSLDVVFNKLGMKEASFLPTNKVIDDEHAKLYEMGIFDFRTATTFLAPLVTVILVNIAAFVRTLVVNVVDNDRDGFWEKMFGQMFLSFYILVSNYTVIEGMIIRRDKASIPLYVTLLSGVFSVFILLIGSAILC, encoded by the exons ATGGAGCAATCATCCATGGAGAAATATGTCCCTTTGCATGTATGCCATGTAAACAAAACCTCCATCATCATCAATAGAGCCCATGCATTCCTCCATTTCATAGCCATACTGTTCTTGATTCATTACaggctttctttctttttccaacACCCCAAAAACACCACCATACCCACTCTTCCATGGCTTCTAATCTTCGTCTCCGAGTTGCTTCTCTCTTTAGCATGGCTCTTTACACAATCCTATCGTTGGCGTCCGGTTACACGGACCGTATTCCCCGAGAGACTACCGGCCGATGATAAACTTCCTGCCATTGATGTGTTCATTTGCACTGCGGATCCTAATAAGGAGCCGAGTGTGGAAGTTATGAACACTGTGATATCAGCCATGGCGTTGGCTTATCCACCGGAGAAGCTTCATGTTTATGTTTCCGATGATGCCGGCTCCGATGTGACGTTGCGTTGTACGAAGGAGGCTTGGAACTTTGCAAGGTATTGGGTTCCATTTTGTAGGAAATATGATCTTGTGACTGCATGTCCGGACGTTTATTTTTCAAGCTCCGAAGTTGACAGTGGAGATTTTGAGGGTTCCGAGTTTAAGGCAGCGAGGACAAAGATGGAG GAAAAGTACGAGGTTTTGAAGCAACGAATAAGGAGAATTGTTCAACAACATTCCACGACGGGTGACGCCCTACACAATACTCGTGACCATCCTTCAATAATTGAG GTTATAAATGAACATCCCAAAGAGGAAGATGAAGTTAAAATGCCTCTACTTGTTTATGTTTCTCGTGAAAAAAGGCCTTCTCATCATCATAATTTCAAGGCTGGAGCCCTCAACGTCCTT CTTCGAGTCTCAATGATGATAAGCAATTCTCCATATATTCTAATGCTTGACTGCGACATGTACTGCAATGATCCAACTTCAACTAGGCAAGCAATGTGTTATTATTGCGATCCCCAAACACCTTCTTCTATAGCATTTGTGCAATTTCCTCAAACATTTCGAAATATATGTGAAGATGATATTTACGACGGGGAAATTCGAAATTTAATGAAG ATATTTTGGCACGGTTTTGATGGCGTCGGAGGACCAACGATATCAGGTTCGAACTTTTATATAAAGAGGGAGGCTTTATTGGGTAGTTTCAGCAAGCAGCAAG AACTTATGGCACTTAAGAGATCATTTGGTCCATCCAATGATTTCATTAAAACCCTAGTCGAAGACTATAAACCTGGTTTCATACACGATGGGGAATCTTCGAGAATGTTGCTGGAAAAGGCCAACGTTTTAGCTTCCTGCAGTTATGAAAATCAGACATCATGGGGTTCAAAG GTGGGTTTTTTATACTTTTGTGTGGTGGAAGATTATTTCACTGGATTTACTTTACATCGTAAAGGTTGGAAATCAGTGTACCTTTATCCCAAAAAACCACAGTTCTTAGGGATAGCCACCACAAATTTTAACGACACATCAATTCAATGGACGAGATGGGCATCCGGGCTTACTAGTGTTGCTATTTCTAAGTTTTGCCCTCTCATTTATGGTCCTCTAAAGATGTCTTGGGTACAATTAATGTGCTATTCAGAACTTGCATTCATGCCACTTCTTAATTGTCTCTCTCTTTGGGGTTTCGCTCTAATACCTCAACTTTGTCTTTTCAATGACATCTCTTTGTACCCGAAG GTTTCGGATTCGAATTTCAacatattttttatcatttttgtatCGGCTATTTTGAAAAGCTTATATGAAGTTGTTACAACCGGAGGACAAGTACGGACATGGAGAAATGATTGGAGAATATGGATGATGAGATCGGTAACATCTTACTTCTATGGAAGCTTGGATGTTGTTTTTAATAAGCTTGGCATGAAGGAAGCTAGCTTTTTGCCAACTAATAAAGTAATCGATGATGAACATGCTAAGCTATATGAGATGGGTATTTTTGATTTTCGAACAGCCACCACATTTCTTGCTCCATTGGTTACAGTGATTCTTGTAAACATTGCAGCATTTGTCAGAACTTTGGTCGTGAATGTTGTTGATAATGATAGAGATGGATTTTGGGAAAAAATGTTCGGGCAAATGTTTCTTTCGTTTTACATATTGGTTTCGAATTATACAGTTATTGAAGGGATGATAATCAGGAGAGATAAGGCCAGTATTCCATTATATGTTACTTTGTTGTCGGGTGTGTTTTCAGTGTTTATCTTGTTGATTGGCTCTGCCATTTTGTGTTAA
- the LOC108456116 gene encoding cellulose synthase-like protein G2 isoform X2 — protein sequence MEQSSMEKYVPLHVCHVNKTSIIINRAHAFLHFIAILFLIHYRLSFFFQHPKNTTIPTLPWLLIFVSELLLSLAWLFTQSYRWRPVTRTVFPERLPADDKLPAIDVFICTADPNKEPSVEVMNTVISAMALAYPPEKLHVYVSDDAGSDVTLRCTKEAWNFARYWVPFCRKYDLVTACPDVYFSSSEVDSGDFEGSEFKAARTKMEEKYEVLKQRIRRIVQQHSTTGDALHNTRDHPSIIEIFWHGFDGVGGPTISGSNFYIKREALLGSFSKQQELMALKRSFGPSNDFIKTLVEDYKPGFIHDGESSRMLLEKANVLASCSYENQTSWGSKVGFLYFCVVEDYFTGFTLHRKGWKSVYLYPKKPQFLGIATTNFNDTSIQWTRWASGLTSVAISKFCPLIYGPLKMSWVQLMCYSELAFMPLLNCLSLWGFALIPQLCLFNDISLYPKVSDSNFNIFFIIFVSAILKSLYEVVTTGGQVRTWRNDWRIWMMRSVTSYFYGSLDVVFNKLGMKEASFLPTNKVIDDEHAKLYEMGIFDFRTATTFLAPLVTVILVNIAAFVRTLVVNVVDNDRDGFWEKMFGQMFLSFYILVSNYTVIEGMIIRRDKASIPLYVTLLSGVFSVFILLIGSAILC from the exons ATGGAGCAATCATCCATGGAGAAATATGTCCCTTTGCATGTATGCCATGTAAACAAAACCTCCATCATCATCAATAGAGCCCATGCATTCCTCCATTTCATAGCCATACTGTTCTTGATTCATTACaggctttctttctttttccaacACCCCAAAAACACCACCATACCCACTCTTCCATGGCTTCTAATCTTCGTCTCCGAGTTGCTTCTCTCTTTAGCATGGCTCTTTACACAATCCTATCGTTGGCGTCCGGTTACACGGACCGTATTCCCCGAGAGACTACCGGCCGATGATAAACTTCCTGCCATTGATGTGTTCATTTGCACTGCGGATCCTAATAAGGAGCCGAGTGTGGAAGTTATGAACACTGTGATATCAGCCATGGCGTTGGCTTATCCACCGGAGAAGCTTCATGTTTATGTTTCCGATGATGCCGGCTCCGATGTGACGTTGCGTTGTACGAAGGAGGCTTGGAACTTTGCAAGGTATTGGGTTCCATTTTGTAGGAAATATGATCTTGTGACTGCATGTCCGGACGTTTATTTTTCAAGCTCCGAAGTTGACAGTGGAGATTTTGAGGGTTCCGAGTTTAAGGCAGCGAGGACAAAGATGGAG GAAAAGTACGAGGTTTTGAAGCAACGAATAAGGAGAATTGTTCAACAACATTCCACGACGGGTGACGCCCTACACAATACTCGTGACCATCCTTCAATAATTGAG ATATTTTGGCACGGTTTTGATGGCGTCGGAGGACCAACGATATCAGGTTCGAACTTTTATATAAAGAGGGAGGCTTTATTGGGTAGTTTCAGCAAGCAGCAAG AACTTATGGCACTTAAGAGATCATTTGGTCCATCCAATGATTTCATTAAAACCCTAGTCGAAGACTATAAACCTGGTTTCATACACGATGGGGAATCTTCGAGAATGTTGCTGGAAAAGGCCAACGTTTTAGCTTCCTGCAGTTATGAAAATCAGACATCATGGGGTTCAAAG GTGGGTTTTTTATACTTTTGTGTGGTGGAAGATTATTTCACTGGATTTACTTTACATCGTAAAGGTTGGAAATCAGTGTACCTTTATCCCAAAAAACCACAGTTCTTAGGGATAGCCACCACAAATTTTAACGACACATCAATTCAATGGACGAGATGGGCATCCGGGCTTACTAGTGTTGCTATTTCTAAGTTTTGCCCTCTCATTTATGGTCCTCTAAAGATGTCTTGGGTACAATTAATGTGCTATTCAGAACTTGCATTCATGCCACTTCTTAATTGTCTCTCTCTTTGGGGTTTCGCTCTAATACCTCAACTTTGTCTTTTCAATGACATCTCTTTGTACCCGAAG GTTTCGGATTCGAATTTCAacatattttttatcatttttgtatCGGCTATTTTGAAAAGCTTATATGAAGTTGTTACAACCGGAGGACAAGTACGGACATGGAGAAATGATTGGAGAATATGGATGATGAGATCGGTAACATCTTACTTCTATGGAAGCTTGGATGTTGTTTTTAATAAGCTTGGCATGAAGGAAGCTAGCTTTTTGCCAACTAATAAAGTAATCGATGATGAACATGCTAAGCTATATGAGATGGGTATTTTTGATTTTCGAACAGCCACCACATTTCTTGCTCCATTGGTTACAGTGATTCTTGTAAACATTGCAGCATTTGTCAGAACTTTGGTCGTGAATGTTGTTGATAATGATAGAGATGGATTTTGGGAAAAAATGTTCGGGCAAATGTTTCTTTCGTTTTACATATTGGTTTCGAATTATACAGTTATTGAAGGGATGATAATCAGGAGAGATAAGGCCAGTATTCCATTATATGTTACTTTGTTGTCGGGTGTGTTTTCAGTGTTTATCTTGTTGATTGGCTCTGCCATTTTGTGTTAA
- the LOC108455269 gene encoding cellulose synthase-like protein E1: MSLVHLMCYLEAACMPLLCCLSVWGFALIPQLCLFNGIPLYPKISDSNFIVFSIIFISAISKSLYEVVSFGDQFKVWKNEWRIWMVKSVTCYTYGSLDAILNKLGIKEASFLPTNKVTDDEQVKLYEMGIFDFRAATMFLAPLVTVILVNFVAFAGAVVKALVMDDNGDRYWEKMFSQMFLSFYILVSNYAIIEGMIIRKDKSSIPLSATLRSVVFSVFILLIGSVILC; encoded by the exons ATGTCTTTGGTTCATCTTATGTGCTATTTAGAAGCTGCATGTATGCCTCTTCTTTGTTGCCTCTCTGTTTGGGGTTTTGCTCTTATACCTCAACTTTGTCTCTTCAATGGCATCCCTTTATACCCAAAG ATTTCGGACTCGAACTTCATCGTATTTTCGATAATTTTCATATCCGCTATTTCAAAAAGCTTATATGAAGTCGTTTCATTCGGTGATCAATTTAAGGTATGGAAAAATGAATGGAGAATATGGATGGTGAAATCCGTAACATGTTATACTTACGGAAGCTTGGATGCTATTTTGAATAAGCTTGGCATAAAGGAAGCTAGCTTTTTGCCAACCAATAAAGTAACAGATGATGAACAAGTTAAGCTATACGAGATGGGTATTTTTGATTTTCGTGCAGCCACCATGTTTCTTGCTCCATTGGTTACAGTTATTCTCGTAAACTTTGTAGCATTTGCTGGAGCTGTTGTCAAAGCTTTGGTTATGGATGATAATGGAGATCGGTACTGGGAAAAGATGTTCAGCCAAATGTTTCTTTCGTTTTACATATTGGTTTCGAATTATGCAATTATTGAAGGGATGATTATAAGGAAAGATAAGTCTAGTATTCCACTATCTGCTACTTTGCGGTCTGTTGTATTTTCAGTATTTATCTTGTTGATTGGCTCTGTCATTTTGTGTTAA